The proteins below come from a single Ailuropoda melanoleuca isolate Jingjing chromosome 1, ASM200744v2, whole genome shotgun sequence genomic window:
- the C1H3orf52 gene encoding TPA-induced transmembrane protein — MEEGRSPSPGEDLELLTLGGQPEEQKPFNGTVQVIPLSVEEEPLPAQANKENPWSSCNKKLVGKCKLWMVIASVFLGLVVIIIVSLCLIGVTYIDEDANEILELSSNKTFLVMLKVPEECITEKELPHLLTERLTYVYTSSPSLSRYFTSVEMTDFSGENATIAYELRFGVPSEDDGFMRYMMSEELVRGVLLQHLHEQGVSGCEAVGRDPASLWLYE; from the exons ATGGAAGAGGGCAGATCCCCATCGCCGGGGGAAGACCTGGAGCTCTTGACGCTCGGGGGGCAGCCCGAGGAGCAGAAGCCTTTCAATGGAACCGTCCAGGTTATCCCTCTTTCGGTCGAGGAGGAGCCCCTCCCCGCCCAG GCGAACAAAGAGAACCCTTGGAGCTCCTGTAATAAGAAATTGGTTGGAAAGTGCAAGCTGTGGATGGTCATCGCCTCGGTTTTCCTAGGTCTGGTTGTAATCATCATCGTAAGCTTATGTCTTATTGGAG TAACTTACATCGATGAAGATGCAAATGAAATACTTGAGTTGTCGTCAAACAAAACCTTCTTGGTCATGCTGAAGGTTCCAGAGGAGTGCATTACGGAGAAGGAACTGCCTCACCTGCTCACGGAAAGG CTCACATACGTGTACACTTCGTCCCCGTCGCTGAGTCGTTATTTTACTTCAGTGGAAATGACGGACTTCAG CGGTGAAAATGCCACCATAGCCTACGAGCTGCGGTTCGGGGTTCCTTCAGAAGACGACGGTTTTATGAGGTACATGATGAGTGAGGAGTTGGTGCGGGGCGTGTTACTACAGCATCTGCACGAGCAGGGAGTGTCTGGCTGTGAGGCTGTGGGACGGGACCCAGCGTCCCTCTGGCTGTACG AATGA